A stretch of the Aegilops tauschii subsp. strangulata cultivar AL8/78 chromosome 4, Aet v6.0, whole genome shotgun sequence genome encodes the following:
- the LOC109741718 gene encoding uncharacterized protein, whose translation MMLDDNQLRVLQIPPPIHPDDPDSPLPETILIDSFGYLSDRTNATTARGRRSRTKKKGKRILVTFWPVAPPRVSCFTVHCPDLKPDAFADIPKIFYTEDDLVLLRITICPELPYVYGRNIRYFVYQAGTKKTPPSVKLVHCPPYFRIYDQEVALLHCHHQEMFFIAVLRWAFIDRDYTDGHFNLHLYNSKTKEWNIKLMLLDSPKDFEFRSFNKGITIGGELGSVGWVDLRRGIIICDLLLDNHSLRYIPLPSPLSPDPVRGYMLYVRNITVLQGYIKYFEMHSNVRPGSDTGSSLICEGWMAATKKIKISSIGSTSGSSNWEEDCTIRCSDDVPLDSPVYAQMLPNPQEGDDAKPSLKKIRVGYPALSLHDGDVVYLMHMPDPRGDKACVIALDMRNKAVKGVANFGGSGRPLGPSYTYLPSGISKHLGIFSSTRQISNAAETSRDGK comes from the exons ATGATGTTGGATGACAACCAACTCCGGGTGCTCCAGATCCCTCCGCCTATCCACCCCGACGATCCGGATTCTCCTCTCCCGGAGACCATCCTCATCGACTCGTTCGGCTACCTCAGCGACCGCACCAACGCCACCACCGCCAGGGGCCGCAGGAGCAGgaccaagaagaagggcaagcgCATCCTGGTCACCTTCTGGCCGGTTGCCCCGCCGCGCGTCTCCTGCTTCACCGTCCACTGCCCAGATCTGAAGCCCGATGCATTCGCTGACATACCCAAGATCTTCTATACGGAGGACGACCTCGTCCTGCTCAGGATCACCATCTGCCCCGAACTCCCGTACGTGTACGGCAGGAACATCCGCTACTTCGTCTACCAGGCCGGCACCAAGAAGACGCCGCCGTCGGTCAAGCTCGTCCACTGTCCCCCCTACTTCAGGATCTACGACCAAGAGGTTGCCTTACTGCACTGCCACCACCAAGAGATGTTCTTCATCGCCGTGCTCCGCTGGGCCTTCATTGATCGGGATTACACCGACGGGCACTTTAATCTCCACCTGTACAACTCCAAGACAAAGGAATGGAACATCAAGTTGATGCTTCTTGATTCGCCCAAGGATTTTGAGTTCCGCTCTTTCAACAAGGGGATCACCATTGGAGGGGAGCTTGGTTCAGTGGGTTGGGTCGACCTTAGGCGGGGCATTATCATCTGTGACCTTCTCCTTGACAACCACAGTCTTCGCTACATCCCACTACCTTCGCCGCTGTCGCCCGATCCAGTCAGGGGTTATATGTTGTATGTTCGGAACATCACTGTTCTCCAAGGTTACATCAAGTATTTTGAGATGCACAGTAACGTCAGACCGGGCTCAGACACTGGAAGCTCCCTGATATGTGAAGGTTGGATGGCTgcaacaaaaaaaataaaaatttcaAGCATTGGCTCTACTTCTGGTAGTAGCAACTGGGAGGAGGACTGTACTATCAGATGCTCAGATGATGTACCATTGGATAGCCCTGTGTATGCCCAAATGCTACCTAATCCGCAGGAGGGAGATGATGCCAAGCCAAGCCTGAAGAAAATTCGTGTAGGCTATCCTGCTCTTAGCTTGCATGACGGTGATGTTGTTTACCTTATGCACATGCCTGATCCCCGTGGGGATAAGGCCTGTGTGATTGCTCTTGATATGAGGAACAAGGCTGTAAAAGGCGTGGCTAATTTTGGCGGCTCTGGAAGACCCCTGGGTCCTTCTTACACCTACTTACCGAGTGGGATCTCCAAGCATCTGGGCATTTTCTCATCAACCAG GCAAATATCGAATGCTGCTGAAACAAGTAGGGATGGCAAGTAA